In a single window of the Melioribacteraceae bacterium genome:
- a CDS encoding peptidylprolyl isomerase, translating to MATMAKMRSLAPWFMFLVGGVFVLFMVLSDSNLSEYFGSQRQNIGSVNGEPISYQEFSTLLDQFQKQQEQQTGQPIEESQLDFFREQVWDYLVSQKLLAKKRDEFGITVTDEEVRDYILGPNPPEFLRQQFVDSTGNFNRELYETTLRDPRNKEIVISVENQIRDQLIQEKLVQYIGASVVASDDEARERFIERNIKMKAKYVFVDINTIPEAELKITDDEIKNYYNSNPDEFKVEETRKLKYVLFNRAATLADTQSIVKNLESIVAKIKNDTASFKSYVDIYSDLPFTKDTLSLTDFAGPERNTLNAANVGDVVGPILGKDGASVFKLIAKVKAKNDKVRASHILVRSTGDDKKDLEKINSIYNEVTKSNDFASVAKAKSEDGSAPNGGDLGWFGKGQMVKEFEEASFKGQVGVIQKPIKTAFGYHIIKVTDKSNQDIVVERIVNKIEPSATTLDKLYTNAEDFAFIAKENGFESEAKVMKYQVVETPPITEAGRFIPGVGANSSLIKFAFTESVGAISEVHKIPTGYIVAMISDAVKAGVRNFEEAKDLAKNSVLKEKRLKKSFEIISNIKKKIDATGNVEDAKSVFAAARIDTTTEFTSQGNVPGVGRDFGFTNYALTAELNKWSAPVRGSLGSYLINVTYRTKFDEEIFNFEKSPLKREIISQKKNRVFSQWVQDLKKEADIEDNRHLFFR from the coding sequence ATGGCTACAATGGCCAAGATGAGGAGTTTAGCTCCGTGGTTTATGTTTCTAGTTGGCGGTGTTTTTGTTCTTTTTATGGTGTTGTCAGATTCAAATTTATCTGAATACTTTGGGAGTCAAAGACAAAATATAGGATCTGTTAACGGGGAACCGATATCTTATCAAGAATTTTCTACGTTGCTCGATCAGTTTCAAAAGCAGCAAGAGCAACAGACAGGTCAGCCTATAGAAGAATCACAATTAGATTTTTTTAGAGAACAAGTTTGGGATTATCTTGTTTCACAAAAACTTTTAGCAAAGAAGCGTGATGAGTTTGGAATTACTGTCACTGATGAAGAAGTAAGAGATTATATATTAGGTCCCAACCCTCCCGAATTTTTACGCCAACAGTTTGTTGATTCAACAGGCAACTTTAATAGAGAATTATACGAGACTACTCTTAGAGACCCGCGTAATAAAGAAATTGTGATTTCAGTTGAAAATCAGATTAGAGATCAATTAATTCAGGAAAAGTTAGTACAATATATAGGCGCCAGCGTAGTTGCAAGTGATGATGAAGCTCGTGAACGTTTTATTGAGCGTAATATTAAAATGAAAGCTAAATATGTTTTCGTTGATATTAACACTATCCCCGAAGCCGAATTAAAAATTACAGATGATGAAATAAAAAATTATTATAACTCAAATCCTGATGAATTTAAAGTTGAGGAAACACGCAAATTAAAATATGTTTTGTTTAATCGCGCGGCTACTTTGGCTGATACACAGTCAATAGTAAAAAATCTTGAATCGATTGTAGCAAAAATTAAAAATGACACAGCTTCATTCAAGAGCTATGTAGATATCTATTCTGATCTTCCATTTACAAAAGATACTCTTTCCTTAACCGATTTTGCAGGACCTGAAAGAAACACTTTAAATGCGGCCAATGTTGGAGATGTTGTTGGGCCAATTCTTGGTAAAGATGGGGCATCTGTATTCAAATTAATAGCTAAGGTAAAAGCTAAAAATGATAAAGTTAGAGCTTCCCATATTTTAGTTAGATCAACAGGCGATGATAAAAAAGATTTAGAAAAAATTAATTCTATTTATAACGAAGTAACAAAAAGCAACGACTTTGCATCTGTTGCCAAAGCTAAATCGGAAGATGGCAGCGCGCCAAATGGCGGTGATTTAGGTTGGTTCGGCAAAGGGCAAATGGTTAAAGAATTTGAAGAGGCTTCATTTAAGGGACAGGTTGGAGTAATTCAAAAACCAATTAAAACTGCTTTTGGCTATCACATAATAAAAGTTACTGATAAATCGAACCAGGATATTGTTGTTGAAAGAATTGTAAATAAAATTGAGCCATCGGCAACAACACTCGATAAACTATATACCAACGCTGAAGATTTTGCCTTCATTGCCAAAGAAAATGGATTTGAAAGTGAAGCTAAAGTAATGAAATATCAAGTTGTTGAAACACCACCAATAACAGAGGCTGGCAGATTTATCCCAGGAGTTGGAGCTAATTCCTCATTAATTAAATTTGCGTTCACCGAGAGCGTTGGTGCAATAAGTGAGGTTCATAAAATTCCTACAGGGTACATTGTTGCAATGATTTCTGACGCGGTTAAAGCTGGAGTAAGAAATTTTGAAGAAGCAAAAGATTTAGCCAAAAATTCTGTATTGAAAGAAAAACGATTGAAAAAATCATTTGAAATTATTTCTAATATCAAAAAGAAAATTGACGCAACCGGAAATGTTGAGGATGCAAAATCAGTTTTTGCTGCAGCCAGAATTGATACTACTACTGAGTTCACGAGTCAAGGTAATGTGCCGGGTGTTGGCAGAGATTTTGGGTTTACAAACTATGCATTAACAGCCGAACTAAACAAATGGTCGGCACCGGTTAGAGGAAGCTTGGGTTCATATTTGATTAATGTGACTTATAGAACCAAATTTGATGAGGAAATTTTTAACTTCGAAAAATCTCCATTAAAAAGAGAGATCATTTCACAGAAAAAGAATCGTGTATTTTCTCAGTGGGTTCAAGATCTCAAAAAAGAAGCCGATATAGAGGACAACCGGCATCTCTTCTTCCGCTAA
- a CDS encoding helix-hairpin-helix domain-containing protein, which produces MKTNFKLLKKIGFTDLEAKTVLVLIVLLLIGIAVKHFKNRPGNFSKLEFDYSKEESLFERSMNLEGDADSTFFFVEKSIDSKHELLDFRQHENKQKTGSINKIDVPININDASIEELVHLPGIGEKTALSIFNYRIKKGKFNKIEELLNIKGIGKAKFDKIKNLITI; this is translated from the coding sequence ATGAAAACAAATTTTAAATTATTGAAAAAAATTGGATTTACTGATTTAGAGGCAAAAACTGTTTTAGTTTTAATTGTACTTTTATTGATTGGCATAGCAGTTAAGCATTTCAAAAATAGGCCTGGAAATTTTAGCAAGCTAGAATTTGATTATTCAAAAGAGGAGAGCTTATTTGAAAGATCAATGAATTTGGAAGGTGATGCTGATAGTACCTTTTTTTTTGTTGAAAAAAGTATTGATTCTAAGCATGAACTTTTGGATTTTAGACAGCACGAAAATAAGCAAAAAACCGGGTCAATAAATAAAATTGATGTTCCAATTAATATTAACGATGCCTCAATTGAAGAATTGGTTCATTTACCCGGGATTGGTGAAAAAACAGCTCTTTCTATTTTTAATTACCGGATAAAAAAGGGCAAATTTAATAAGATTGAAGAGCTCCTAAATATTAAAGGGATCGGAAAAGCAAAATTTGATAAGATTAAAAATCTTATTACGATCTAA
- a CDS encoding family 10 glycosylhydrolase, whose translation MKNLVILYLILSFSVYAQVDRETRAVWLTTNFRLDWPPPTFDQEKQKQSLIEIFDDIKSKNLNTVFFQVRTNGVVFFKSSFEPLTQYITGEVDGEATYDPLEFAIEQAHKRGLEIHAWLNIVRCFTGNESIILNDPNHISKRKPEWVVSDTRDGQKSLWLDPGLPEVREYISNLIMEMTENYNIDGVHLDFIRYPGRNFDDDFSYSIYGSGYTRDDWRRNNITELISLIHRNIKSIKPKIKFGAAPIGIYKNLKGMNGWEGYSEIYQDTREWLKRGIVDYLAPQIYWGFDEKTRFDLLAKDWVQNSFGRSVFLGIAAYKDNVKSQMESMINFSRTINADGVAFFRYENIKDISFSSFEHKTFPSAMAWMDKLYPDPPLNFKSEKSGEKNHFNLSWDTQNKNEDSVRYFALYNLPFSDSEILPEYLFEIIPADKNLISIAIDKPKKINYYFTLKSVSQLWNESIESSNIVRINIPELASKLTENDYSTSPILVKDPNLNSKLLIYASQKEKIVLQGVVNTRIDELFSLELFPGKNIINIAHDISTYPIIKIVNKTSGKEYQLKL comes from the coding sequence ATGAAAAACCTGGTCATATTATATCTTATTCTTTCATTTTCTGTATATGCTCAAGTTGATCGCGAGACAAGAGCTGTTTGGCTTACTACCAATTTTAGGCTTGATTGGCCTCCGCCAACATTTGATCAGGAAAAGCAGAAACAATCTTTAATAGAAATTTTCGATGATATCAAATCAAAGAATTTAAATACAGTTTTTTTCCAGGTTAGAACTAATGGAGTTGTTTTCTTCAAATCTTCCTTTGAGCCATTAACCCAATACATTACCGGAGAAGTTGACGGTGAAGCTACCTACGATCCTCTTGAATTTGCAATTGAACAGGCTCATAAAAGGGGATTGGAAATTCATGCATGGCTAAATATTGTTAGATGCTTTACCGGTAATGAGTCAATTATTCTGAATGATCCAAATCATATTAGCAAACGCAAACCGGAATGGGTAGTAAGCGATACACGGGATGGACAAAAATCACTTTGGCTCGATCCTGGTTTGCCTGAAGTAAGGGAGTATATTTCAAACCTCATTATGGAGATGACCGAAAATTATAATATTGATGGGGTGCATTTAGATTTCATCCGTTATCCCGGGAGAAATTTTGATGATGACTTCTCATATAGTATTTATGGGAGTGGATACACCAGAGACGATTGGAGGAGAAATAATATTACAGAGTTAATTTCGCTTATCCACCGGAATATTAAAAGTATAAAACCGAAAATTAAATTTGGTGCGGCGCCAATCGGAATTTACAAAAATTTAAAGGGAATGAATGGGTGGGAAGGATATAGCGAAATTTATCAAGATACACGCGAATGGCTGAAGAGGGGAATAGTAGATTATTTAGCTCCTCAAATTTATTGGGGTTTTGATGAAAAAACACGATTCGATTTATTGGCAAAAGATTGGGTCCAAAATTCATTTGGCAGATCTGTATTTCTTGGAATTGCTGCTTATAAAGATAATGTCAAATCTCAAATGGAGAGCATGATAAATTTTTCGAGAACAATTAATGCTGATGGTGTTGCTTTTTTTAGGTATGAAAATATTAAGGATATTTCTTTTTCCTCATTCGAACATAAAACCTTTCCCTCGGCAATGGCATGGATGGATAAGTTGTACCCCGATCCCCCCTTAAATTTCAAAAGTGAAAAATCAGGTGAAAAAAATCATTTCAATCTTAGCTGGGATACACAGAATAAAAATGAGGATAGTGTGAGATATTTTGCATTATATAATCTTCCGTTCAGCGATTCTGAAATATTGCCAGAATACCTATTTGAAATAATTCCCGCAGATAAAAATCTTATTTCCATCGCGATTGATAAGCCAAAAAAAATCAATTATTATTTTACTCTTAAGAGTGTTTCGCAATTGTGGAATGAGAGTATTGAATCATCAAATATTGTCAGAATTAACATACCTGAACTAGCTTCGAAATTGACTGAAAACGATTATTCAACGAGTCCAATATTAGTAAAAGATCCAAATCTAAATTCTAAACTGTTGATTTACGCATCTCAAAAAGAAAAAATTGTTTTACAGGGAGTTGTGAATACCAGAATTGATGAACTATTCAGTTTGGAATTATTTCCAGGTAAAAATATAATAAATATTGCTCACGATATATCCACATATCCAATTATTAAGATTGTAAATAAAACTAGCGGTAAAGAGTACCAATTAAAGCTATAG
- the aroB gene encoding 3-dehydroquinate synthase produces the protein MKSINIKIPGKNYPVIIGKEAFSELLSLLEKRKMYKNLFFLIDQNVFKYHKKTIEKFTNGYKGKLYVHLYNVSEKNKNYSAIQKIHNALIANGFGRDTTLVAVGGGIPGDVGGFAASTYARGINFVQVPTTLLSAVDSSVGGKTGINFGGTKNIIGTFYQPGFVLVDLKFLNTLSRSDIVCGAGEILKYGLMTDEIKFYDLLDNYEKLINLDEKYIQNILELCIEFKGGIVAEDEKESGLRKVLNLGHTFAHAIEVEQNHKIKHGQAVAVGLAAAIELSHKLNLIDSNDKDEFMRLPLLLRDEIKINKYSASKIYEAMKRDKKGRDQKIKFVLIGGIGKIILDVEAEKKDVIGSINYALKLFGK, from the coding sequence ATGAAAAGTATTAATATAAAAATACCGGGCAAAAATTATCCGGTTATAATTGGCAAGGAGGCGTTTTCTGAATTATTATCTCTTCTTGAGAAACGCAAAATGTACAAAAACCTTTTTTTTCTAATTGACCAAAACGTGTTTAAATATCACAAAAAGACAATAGAGAAATTCACAAATGGATATAAGGGGAAACTGTATGTACACCTTTATAATGTTTCCGAAAAAAATAAGAACTATTCGGCTATTCAAAAAATTCATAATGCTTTAATTGCGAACGGATTTGGAAGAGATACCACCCTTGTTGCGGTGGGTGGAGGAATCCCCGGCGATGTTGGTGGGTTTGCCGCATCTACTTATGCACGTGGAATTAATTTTGTGCAGGTGCCAACAACATTGTTATCGGCTGTCGATAGTTCAGTAGGAGGGAAAACCGGAATTAATTTTGGCGGGACAAAAAATATTATTGGCACCTTTTATCAACCCGGTTTTGTTCTTGTTGATTTAAAATTCTTAAATACACTTTCTCGTTCTGATATTGTTTGTGGCGCCGGTGAAATTCTAAAATATGGATTGATGACCGACGAAATAAAATTTTACGACCTGCTCGATAATTACGAAAAGCTTATCAATTTAGATGAAAAGTATATTCAGAATATTCTGGAACTCTGTATTGAGTTCAAAGGGGGAATTGTTGCAGAAGATGAGAAAGAATCGGGTTTGAGGAAAGTATTAAATCTGGGACATACTTTTGCCCACGCGATCGAAGTTGAACAAAATCATAAGATTAAACATGGGCAGGCGGTGGCAGTTGGTTTGGCAGCCGCAATTGAGCTCTCTCACAAATTAAATTTAATTGATAGTAATGATAAAGATGAATTTATGCGGCTACCGTTGCTGCTCCGAGATGAAATTAAAATTAATAAATATTCCGCCTCAAAAATTTATGAAGCTATGAAGAGAGACAAAAAAGGAAGAGACCAAAAAATTAAATTTGTATTGATCGGCGGAATCGGTAAAATTATTCTTGATGTAGAAGCCGAAAAGAAAGATGTAATTGGCTCGATCAATTATGCCTTAAAATTGTTTGGCAAATAA
- a CDS encoding shikimate kinase — protein MRIYLTGFMTSGKSTIGPILANVLGLEFVDLDTVIEAKESKTIVQIFETKGEDYFRDLETRCLQEISGREKIIVSLGGGTMTSEINLKILKDSGKIIYLKVSPDALYKRLKNKIDRPLFKDLVLNNSSEKDFVERISEMLEKREIYYNQADLVIRTDITPIGITVDKIAKKIRDILHEKY, from the coding sequence ATAAGAATATATTTGACCGGTTTTATGACCAGTGGTAAAAGTACTATCGGACCAATCCTTGCTAATGTACTTGGACTTGAGTTTGTTGACTTGGATACAGTGATCGAGGCAAAAGAATCAAAAACTATTGTTCAAATTTTTGAAACTAAAGGAGAAGATTATTTTCGTGATTTAGAAACTAGATGTCTTCAAGAAATTTCAGGTCGGGAGAAAATTATTGTTTCGTTGGGCGGGGGAACAATGACGAGTGAAATAAATTTAAAAATATTAAAAGACTCTGGGAAAATTATCTACTTAAAAGTCTCTCCCGATGCTCTTTACAAACGGTTGAAGAATAAAATTGATCGTCCTCTGTTTAAAGATTTGGTGCTCAATAACAGTTCGGAAAAAGATTTTGTTGAGAGAATATCGGAGATGTTGGAAAAAAGAGAGATATATTACAACCAAGCTGATTTAGTTATTAGAACAGATATTACTCCCATAGGAATAACGGTTGATAAGATCGCAAAAAAAATTAGGGATATACTCCATGAAAAGTATTAA
- the rsmD gene encoding 16S rRNA (guanine(966)-N(2))-methyltransferase RsmD — MRIIAGIYKGRTIKFPKSNLVRPTTDKVKESLFNFLINRVDFEGLVVCDIYAGSGSLGLEALSRGAAQIHFVEKDYHVSKMLQENINSLNAAEECTIFKMDSIRFSKLANHIKYDIIFADPPFFKYDIHEAVKNILQNDFLNDEGMIIVERSIQTQKEDVEAFGIEPFRRIGDSLIFIFTK, encoded by the coding sequence ATGAGAATAATTGCTGGAATATATAAGGGGCGAACAATCAAATTCCCTAAATCTAACCTAGTGAGGCCAACTACAGATAAGGTGAAAGAATCCCTATTTAATTTTTTGATAAATAGAGTGGATTTTGAAGGATTAGTTGTTTGTGATATTTATGCCGGTTCCGGTTCTTTAGGATTGGAAGCGTTAAGCAGAGGAGCCGCGCAAATTCACTTTGTTGAAAAAGATTATCATGTTTCTAAAATGCTCCAAGAAAATATTAACTCGCTTAATGCCGCGGAAGAATGCACAATATTTAAAATGGATTCAATTCGATTCTCGAAATTAGCCAATCATATTAAATATGATATCATTTTTGCCGATCCCCCATTTTTTAAGTATGATATTCATGAAGCTGTAAAAAATATTTTACAGAATGATTTTTTGAATGATGAGGGAATGATAATTGTTGAGAGGTCTATTCAAACACAGAAGGAAGATGTTGAAGCCTTTGGGATTGAACCTTTTAGAAGGATTGGAGATAGCCTGATTTTTATCTTCACAAAATGA
- a CDS encoding sodium:solute symporter family protein: MQVMGTQTDWVVMVVYLVAILLFGSYFGKYNHNTNDFFFGGRRFAWWLIAFSIVATGVSSHSFVKYSAKAWEYGFSSSMAYMNDWFFVPFFLFGWLPIVVYSKIRSVPEYFERRFSPSARFFVTILQLLYLVGYIGIGLLTMGKAIYPLMPHTLSIFGFEIEVTLMGLIIVIAFITGTYTTFGGQIAVLFTDLVQGMMLLFAGLLVFVLGIDYVGGWHIFWNLLPVDWKLPLAHFNKPSDFNFVGIFWQDGIAGSIGFLFMNMGLIMRFMSAKSVDEGRKAATFNILFMLPISAIVVSGGGWIAKAMSGLSSSPLPANTEPDYIFVVVSSIITGPGVFGFVIAALTAALMSTINTLLNACAAVYVNDVHRPLKGWLSNRKKETKIDEKKLLFIARVATAFFTVLGVLAVIPFNSYPTVYEAHGFFHSTLTPPLVIAIFLGVFWKKFTPAGVIATVLGGSSLMILGAYYPGILISPFDHGTPMDPVHPYTYIGALYNIFVCLFVGVTVTLLQKPFSKISTRMKKMQNHKAMIISTIVYTVLVVVMVIGNIAPLVVSLPLTLIMTFLIGLISTYYIKYDPAARTEGLTAWSIHRAKEMFKGRKLNEKEGETIKIIWRKKSDDSDTANFSKKDMEKMEAEPGDLVYLCDARWYLGGLKSIHTVYGEPHEEDGVVYLNKEHLTNSQFVEGRYLTAEKEM; encoded by the coding sequence ATTCAAGTAATGGGTACCCAGACCGACTGGGTTGTAATGGTGGTGTATTTAGTTGCTATTCTTTTATTTGGAAGTTATTTCGGCAAGTATAATCACAACACAAACGATTTCTTTTTTGGTGGCAGACGATTCGCATGGTGGTTGATTGCTTTTTCAATTGTGGCAACCGGCGTAAGCAGTCATAGTTTTGTTAAATATTCTGCCAAAGCATGGGAATATGGATTTTCCTCATCAATGGCTTATATGAATGACTGGTTTTTTGTCCCTTTCTTTTTATTCGGCTGGCTTCCAATTGTTGTTTATTCAAAAATCAGATCCGTACCCGAATATTTTGAAAGGAGATTCAGCCCTTCCGCCCGTTTTTTTGTAACGATTCTTCAGCTCCTTTACTTGGTTGGATATATCGGAATCGGTTTATTAACTATGGGAAAAGCTATCTATCCATTAATGCCTCACACACTTTCCATTTTTGGTTTTGAAATTGAAGTTACTTTAATGGGATTGATAATCGTAATCGCATTCATAACCGGCACCTATACAACTTTTGGCGGACAAATAGCTGTTTTATTTACAGATTTAGTTCAGGGAATGATGCTTTTATTTGCCGGACTTTTAGTATTTGTATTAGGTATTGATTATGTGGGCGGATGGCATATATTCTGGAACCTTCTTCCAGTTGATTGGAAATTACCTCTAGCTCATTTTAATAAACCATCCGATTTTAATTTTGTGGGTATTTTTTGGCAGGATGGAATTGCCGGCTCAATTGGATTTCTCTTCATGAACATGGGCTTGATAATGAGATTTATGTCGGCTAAAAGTGTTGATGAGGGAAGAAAAGCCGCAACTTTTAATATATTATTTATGCTTCCAATTTCGGCTATTGTTGTAAGCGGAGGCGGATGGATAGCAAAAGCAATGTCCGGGTTAAGTTCATCACCATTACCAGCAAATACAGAACCAGATTATATTTTTGTAGTTGTCTCAAGCATAATTACTGGTCCCGGTGTTTTTGGATTTGTAATAGCCGCTTTAACCGCGGCGCTTATGTCTACTATTAATACATTGTTGAATGCTTGCGCCGCAGTATATGTAAATGATGTTCACCGACCATTAAAGGGATGGCTCTCAAATAGAAAAAAAGAAACTAAAATTGATGAGAAAAAACTTCTCTTTATAGCCAGAGTAGCCACAGCATTCTTTACAGTACTTGGCGTGTTGGCGGTTATACCCTTTAATTCTTATCCAACAGTTTATGAAGCGCATGGATTTTTCCATTCAACATTAACACCTCCATTAGTCATTGCTATCTTCCTAGGAGTATTCTGGAAAAAATTTACACCGGCTGGTGTAATTGCAACCGTTCTGGGCGGTTCATCATTAATGATTTTGGGCGCTTATTATCCGGGAATTTTAATTTCTCCATTCGATCATGGGACCCCAATGGACCCGGTTCATCCATATACTTATATCGGTGCGCTTTATAATATTTTCGTATGTCTCTTTGTGGGCGTAACTGTTACTCTTTTGCAGAAACCCTTCTCAAAAATCTCAACCCGCATGAAGAAAATGCAAAACCATAAAGCTATGATAATCTCTACAATTGTATATACAGTTTTAGTTGTTGTTATGGTTATTGGAAATATTGCCCCATTGGTGGTTTCTCTTCCTCTTACATTAATAATGACATTTTTGATTGGCTTAATTTCCACATATTACATAAAGTATGATCCGGCTGCTCGAACTGAGGGTTTAACCGCATGGTCAATTCACAGAGCTAAAGAAATGTTTAAGGGTAGAAAACTCAATGAAAAAGAGGGTGAAACAATAAAAATTATTTGGCGAAAGAAAAGTGATGACTCAGATACAGCAAATTTCTCCAAGAAAGATATGGAGAAAATGGAAGCTGAACCTGGTGATTTAGTTTATCTTTGTGACGCAAGATGGTACTTAGGTGGATTGAAATCTATTCATACAGTTTATGGCGAACCTCACGAAGAGGATGGTGTTGTTTATCTGAATAAAGAACATTTGACGAATAGTCAATTTGTTGAGGGTAGATACCTTACTGCCGAAAAAGAAATGTAA
- a CDS encoding outer membrane beta-barrel protein — translation MIRKTNYFIFMFLFCGIAYSQIETSKYAISINGNYTTTSRLYLNPNSNDILLRNSYESLDDIYNYSIEIRYKIGTNLFLAAGSEIIQKKHVNSSYNLAGVKAILTDGFQLIPVEITFYYELPFSSDRIKIFMGGGGGFYFGKHIREIGDVSVKSSIDKSAFGIHVTAGVDYFINEKLSLRTQMRFRDPEINFKNEYDRPTVNINGRSILLPTSSFHTKVNVDGITFTLGASYNFNLPF, via the coding sequence ATGATAAGAAAAACTAATTATTTCATATTTATGTTTCTCTTCTGTGGCATTGCATACTCTCAAATCGAAACCTCGAAATATGCAATCTCCATTAATGGAAACTATACCACAACTTCTAGGCTCTATCTTAATCCAAATTCAAATGATATTTTATTGCGTAACTCATATGAGAGTTTGGATGATATCTATAATTATTCCATAGAAATTAGATATAAAATTGGCACAAATTTATTTTTAGCCGCTGGTTCTGAGATAATTCAAAAGAAACATGTGAATAGTTCATATAATCTCGCCGGTGTTAAAGCAATACTAACTGATGGATTTCAATTAATCCCGGTTGAGATTACATTCTATTATGAGCTGCCGTTTTCGAGTGACCGGATTAAAATATTTATGGGTGGGGGCGGGGGATTTTATTTTGGAAAACATATTAGAGAGATTGGAGATGTATCGGTAAAATCATCTATCGATAAAAGTGCGTTCGGTATTCATGTTACTGCAGGTGTCGACTATTTTATAAATGAAAAACTTAGTTTGAGAACGCAGATGCGATTCCGCGATCCGGAGATTAATTTTAAAAATGAATACGATAGGCCAACAGTAAATATTAATGGAAGAAGTATACTCCTGCCCACTTCAAGTTTTCATACCAAAGTAAATGTTGATGGGATTACATTCACTTTAGGCGCCTCATATAATTTTAACCTTCCTTTTTAA
- the coaD gene encoding pantetheine-phosphate adenylyltransferase, translating to MAIVIYPGTFDPVTNGHIDIVNRAVELFEKVIVTVARNPGKTPLFTVEERVEMLNESLKEFSRVEVDSFDGLVVDHARHLGAVGIIRGLRAVSDFEYEFQMALMNRKLAGEITTILLMPHARYTYLNSTIVRNLAQFKGNVSEFVPPLVVEKLNKKFGS from the coding sequence ATGGCAATTGTAATCTATCCCGGAACATTTGATCCGGTAACTAATGGTCATATAGATATTGTAAATAGAGCAGTAGAATTGTTTGAAAAAGTGATTGTTACTGTTGCCCGTAATCCTGGTAAAACTCCATTATTTACCGTTGAGGAGAGAGTTGAAATGCTCAATGAGAGCTTAAAAGAGTTCTCAAGAGTAGAGGTCGATTCATTTGATGGTTTAGTAGTTGATCATGCGAGACATCTTGGAGCGGTGGGAATAATAAGAGGTTTACGCGCTGTAAGTGATTTTGAATATGAATTTCAGATGGCGTTAATGAACAGGAAATTAGCCGGTGAAATAACTACAATTTTACTTATGCCACATGCAAGATATACGTACCTTAACTCAACTATTGTTAGAAATTTAGCTCAGTTTAAAGGTAATGTGTCGGAATTTGTTCCCCCATTAGTTGTAGAAAAATTAAATAAGAAATTTGGTTCATAA
- a CDS encoding prolyl oligopeptidase family serine peptidase, translating into MNSKIIDRKTINLGETQLKMISSGWGTECVENSVVEKITYISDDLKVNGYLAYPKDTSKKYPCIIWCRGGFGNAGAIDEFNARGIFGQIASWGYVVFSSQYRGNAGSEGKDEFGGADLNDILNLIPAANELEFADTNLWGIEGWSRGGMMTYLALTRLDFFKCAVISGGIANLGCNANESKFMHHLYERVVGNDEVQIKKMCSERSIINFPEKLCATTPILILHGNKDTRVLPHDSIDLASKLLNLNFPFRLILFEEGDHFLKGHRKEVDQYRKGWFTKYLSANYTF; encoded by the coding sequence ATGAACTCAAAAATAATTGACCGAAAAACAATTAACCTAGGCGAAACACAATTGAAAATGATATCGAGCGGTTGGGGGACAGAATGTGTAGAAAATAGTGTGGTTGAAAAAATTACCTACATATCAGATGACTTAAAAGTGAATGGTTATTTAGCGTATCCAAAGGATACTTCTAAAAAATATCCTTGTATTATTTGGTGCCGCGGAGGATTTGGCAACGCCGGAGCAATTGATGAATTTAACGCTCGTGGAATTTTTGGACAAATTGCAAGCTGGGGTTATGTAGTTTTTTCATCTCAATATAGGGGTAATGCTGGAAGTGAAGGAAAAGATGAATTTGGCGGCGCTGATTTAAATGATATTCTGAATTTAATTCCCGCGGCCAATGAATTAGAATTCGCTGATACTAATTTATGGGGAATTGAAGGATGGAGCCGTGGCGGAATGATGACCTATCTTGCTTTAACACGGTTAGATTTTTTCAAGTGTGCGGTTATTAGCGGTGGTATTGCAAACTTGGGCTGTAACGCAAATGAAAGCAAATTCATGCATCACTTGTACGAAAGAGTGGTTGGTAATGATGAAGTGCAAATAAAAAAAATGTGTAGCGAAAGGTCGATCATCAATTTCCCGGAAAAACTTTGTGCTACTACTCCAATCTTGATTTTACATGGGAATAAAGACACAAGAGTGCTACCGCATGATTCAATTGATTTGGCTTCCAAGCTATTGAATTTGAATTTTCCTTTTAGATTGATTCTATTCGAAGAAGGGGATCATTTCTTGAAAGGACACCGAAAAGAGGTAGATCAATATAGAAAGGGATGGTTCACTAAGTATTTATCCGCTAATTATACTTTTTAA